A stretch of Acidobacteriota bacterium DNA encodes these proteins:
- a CDS encoding tetratricopeptide repeat protein, giving the protein MIKRLFFIIFLIIIISDFVSAQRIKYESGNVDFLLDLVNGYLNLGMVDEAIDILKKLKDSFPMNYDIDLFLGISFYLKKDFESAFKEFLKIEDEIELEKRLRGPIYVDKEGRSWVESFPQLRKRRFHLSDKNISLLYMGRGLTLRKKGDYKTAEKKLLSALKAGYNELDTRYLLLDIYVYIKDYKKAYENFKRISSIKKEKDEIDYFIEGYLLYYSEKEKEALDSLHDALKINPNFLEAKKNEGCILYNKGDYEKSINTWEEALKISPDDLDSKRNMGRAYFHLGKVDRAKEEFEKLGIKISPKDYSPKKIPLFFIGLESKIKFGTIYEIDFERLLQHGIDLDNLKHYNIKPSMLLPLLNERAILKVREGKIDEAIKILTYSTQIDRGCFYINYNLGQLHFMKNQLLKAKNYALIAIETKKDFFEAHDLLGNIYFREGNFSKSEEEYRKTVEISEKDPLAHYNLGCAYFALNEFDKSEEEWRKAIEYDLPKISKKEMKEKFIEEGLSVSLIVHKESISYRAHISLSSLYIKKDKISKAIEELEEAIELEPNNPEAYFDLGKIYYDRDENDKAIFFLEKHISLGGKNQEEAFKLIKDLKTEDLFPYL; this is encoded by the coding sequence GTGATTAAAAGATTATTTTTTATCATCTTTTTAATTATTATAATAAGTGATTTTGTAAGTGCCCAAAGAATTAAATATGAATCAGGTAATGTCGATTTCCTTTTAGACCTTGTGAATGGATATCTAAACCTTGGAATGGTCGATGAAGCAATAGATATTTTAAAAAAATTAAAAGATTCTTTTCCAATGAATTATGATATTGACCTTTTTTTAGGAATTTCATTTTATCTGAAAAAAGATTTCGAATCAGCTTTTAAAGAGTTTCTTAAGATTGAAGATGAAATTGAGCTTGAGAAAAGATTAAGAGGTCCTATATATGTTGATAAAGAAGGAAGATCCTGGGTAGAAAGTTTTCCTCAATTAAGAAAGAGAAGATTTCATTTATCTGATAAAAATATTTCTCTTCTCTACATGGGAAGAGGATTAACACTAAGGAAGAAAGGAGATTACAAAACAGCAGAGAAAAAACTCTTATCAGCATTAAAAGCTGGATACAATGAATTGGATACAAGGTATCTTCTTCTTGATATATATGTATATATCAAGGATTATAAAAAAGCTTATGAAAACTTTAAAAGAATTTCTTCAATTAAAAAAGAAAAGGACGAAATAGATTATTTTATAGAAGGCTATCTTCTTTATTACTCAGAAAAAGAAAAAGAAGCATTGGATTCTCTCCATGATGCTTTGAAGATAAACCCTAATTTTTTAGAAGCAAAGAAAAATGAAGGATGTATACTTTATAACAAAGGTGATTATGAAAAATCTATAAATACATGGGAAGAAGCTCTAAAGATTTCTCCAGATGATTTAGATTCAAAGAGAAACATGGGAAGAGCATACTTTCACCTTGGAAAAGTAGATAGAGCAAAAGAGGAGTTTGAGAAATTAGGAATAAAGATTTCTCCAAAAGATTACTCCCCTAAAAAAATTCCTCTTTTTTTCATTGGTTTAGAGTCAAAAATAAAATTTGGAACAATTTATGAGATAGACTTTGAAAGACTTCTACAGCATGGAATAGATTTAGATAACTTAAAACACTACAACATCAAACCTTCTATGCTCCTCCCTTTACTAAATGAAAGAGCAATACTTAAAGTAAGAGAGGGAAAAATAGATGAGGCTATAAAGATTTTAACCTATTCAACTCAAATTGATAGAGGATGTTTTTACATAAACTACAACCTAGGTCAGTTGCATTTTATGAAGAATCAACTCCTCAAAGCTAAAAATTATGCTTTAATTGCAATTGAAACTAAAAAGGATTTCTTTGAGGCCCATGACCTTTTAGGAAACATATACTTTAGAGAGGGAAATTTCTCTAAATCAGAAGAGGAGTATAGAAAAACAGTTGAGATCTCTGAGAAAGATCCCCTGGCCCATTATAACTTAGGATGTGCATACTTTGCTCTAAATGAGTTTGATAAATCAGAGGAGGAATGGAGAAAAGCGATAGAGTATGATTTACCCAAAATCTCAAAAAAAGAAATGAAAGAAAAATTCATAGAGGAAGGACTGAGTGTATCTTTGATTGTCCACAAAGAATCTATATCCTACAGAGCCCATATTTCCCTTTCCTCCCTCTACATAAAAAAAGACAAAATATCTAAGGCTATAGAAGAGCTTGAGGAAGCAATTGAACTTGAGCCTAACAACCCTGAAGCTTACTTTGATTTAGGTAAGATTTACTATGATAGAGATGAAAATGATAAAGCTATATTCTTCCTTGAAAAGCACATCAGCCTGGGTGGGAAAAATCAGGAGGAGGCTTTTAAATTAATCAAAGATTTAAAGACTGAAGATTTATTTCCATATCTTTGA